From Cognatishimia activa, one genomic window encodes:
- the yidD gene encoding membrane protein insertion efficiency factor YidD gives MSPLSHIIALPIRAYRLIFSPWVGHNCRYQPTCSAYALEALENHGPVKGTILTIRRIGRCHPLGGEGYDPVPDKKDQVKNSDCC, from the coding sequence TCTCCCATATAATTGCCCTTCCCATTCGGGCCTATCGGCTGATCTTCAGCCCTTGGGTTGGACACAATTGCCGGTATCAACCCACCTGTTCTGCCTATGCGCTTGAGGCGCTTGAGAACCACGGTCCCGTCAAAGGGACCATTCTGACAATCAGGCGTATTGGGCGTTGCCATCCCTTAGGTGGAGAAGGCTATGACCCCGTTCCAGATAAAAAAGACCAAGTGAAGAACTCGGATTGTTGCTGA